The uncultured Methanobrevibacter sp. genome contains a region encoding:
- a CDS encoding flavodoxin family protein encodes MKTIVINASPRKKWNTAEIMQSAQKGAESVGAETEYFNLYDLVFKGCRSCLACKLKEKTKGKCYWRDDLTPVIDKILDADCLLIGSPIYFGQPTSEFRALIERLIFCIMSYDDGSSYFTGKVNVGIFYTMNAPKEFYEQSMKDSLATTEYLFSFLNGEIVTYPVCDTIQVSDYSKFNMAGFSQEAKEKQWILQFPNDLEKAFEIGAELSK; translated from the coding sequence CGCCCAAAAGGGGGCTGAATCTGTCGGCGCTGAAACTGAATACTTCAACTTATATGATTTGGTGTTTAAGGGATGCAGAAGCTGTCTTGCATGTAAGCTCAAGGAAAAGACAAAGGGAAAATGCTACTGGAGAGATGACCTCACACCTGTAATTGACAAGATTCTTGATGCCGATTGCCTTTTGATTGGCTCACCGATTTACTTCGGCCAGCCTACAAGTGAGTTTCGAGCTTTAATTGAAAGGCTGATATTCTGCATAATGTCATATGATGACGGGTCCAGCTATTTCACCGGAAAGGTCAATGTAGGCATTTTTTATACCATGAACGCTCCGAAGGAGTTTTATGAGCAATCAATGAAGGATAGTCTTGCAACCACCGAGTATCTGTTCTCATTTTTAAACGGTGAAATCGTGACTTATCCTGTATGTGACACCATTCAGGTCAGCGATTATTCAAAGTTCAACATGGCAGGCTTTTCCCAGGAAGCCAAGGAAAAGCAATGGATTCTGCAGTTTCCGAATGACCTGGAAAAGGCATTTGAGATTGGTGCGGAGCTATCCAAATAA
- a CDS encoding nitroreductase family protein: MSDFEEIINTRRSIREYADRDVSDEDIIKIIRAGMQAPGSRLKAEPWEFVIVKDKETLAKLGEIKPRVTNAPVAIVLVANIERAFYKTVWQQDMGAAAENMLLEAVNLGLGGLWNGVAPEEERMAAIGKIIGIDDITDTKPYCIITIGYPAEGWENKFMDKFDETRIHYEKY; encoded by the coding sequence ATGTCTGATTTTGAAGAAATTATAAACACAAGAAGAAGCATTCGCGAATATGCTGACAGGGATGTCAGCGATGAGGATATCATAAAAATTATCAGGGCAGGAATGCAGGCTCCAGGATCAAGGCTTAAGGCCGAACCATGGGAGTTTGTAATTGTCAAGGACAAGGAAACCCTTGCAAAGCTTGGTGAAATCAAGCCACGTGTCACCAATGCGCCTGTTGCAATCGTTTTGGTTGCAAACATTGAAAGGGCATTTTACAAAACAGTATGGCAGCAGGATATGGGAGCCGCTGCAGAAAACATGCTGCTTGAAGCGGTCAACCTTGGACTGGGCGGTCTCTGGAATGGTGTGGCTCCTGAAGAGGAAAGGATGGCTGCAATCGGTAAAATCATTGGAATCGATGATATAACTGATACCAAACCGTACTGTATAATAACCATAGGTTATCCTGCCGAAGGATGGGAAAACAAGTTTATGGACAAGTTTGACGAGACAAGGATTCACTATGAAAAATACTAG